The Rubripirellula reticaptiva DNA window CCATTTGCAGCGAAGAAGAAACGCTGCGTTTGACCATTTCGAACTGGAAAAAGACAGTCGACGCTTGGGCCAAACAAACGCGAGCGTCGGCACCGACCTGGGCCGCGATGACGCCCACGGACATCCCTTTCGAAGGCCAAAAGTTTGGCGTCTTGCCGGATGGGTCAATCATCAGCGAAAGTTATGCACCGACTCAGATGGAGAACGGTTTTTCGCTAACCACCAACGTCGGCACCATCACAGCCGTCCGTCTTGATGCGCTGACGCATCCGCAACTTCCTCGTGGTGGGCCAGGACGCAGTATCGACGGGACGGGTGCGTTATCTGAGTTCCGGATGCGGATCGCCCCCAGCGCCGACGGTGCCAAACCGATCGATGTGAAATTTGTCCGTGCACACGCAGACATCAATGCACCGCGCAGGGATTTAAAACCACAGTATCGCCAACGCGATCCGTCGAAAGACGATCGTGTGGTTGGGCCTATCGAATACGCGATCGACGGTGACATAAAAACCGCCTGGACGACCGACATCGGCCCAGGCCGCAGCAACGAGTCCCGCTGCGCGATCTTTGTGCCCGAGCAACCGATCGTGATCGACGGCGAAGCGACGTTAACATTCACGATGGTTCAAAAGCACGGCGGTTGGAACAGCGACGACAATCAGAATTTTCTGATTGGTCGCTACCGATTCAGCATCACGAATTGTCCCACAATCCCAGAGTTCGCAGTTTCGCCAGCAATCGAAGCGATCCTTCAGTTAGATTCAAGCGAGTGGTCGGACAGGCAATGGGATGAGGTCTTTTCCGCTTGGCGTCGGATGCCCGCACAAATCAGCAGTGAAAACTTGGCGTTTGCAGAAACTGAATCTCGAGTCGAAAAACTGTGGAACTCGCATCCTGAAGTCGCTAGCCAGTTGGTAGTTCAAGCACTCGCGGAACCTCGCAAAACTTTTGTGATGGCGCGAGGAGACTTTTTAAAACCATCGGATGAAGTCCAGCCTGCTGCTCCGGCGTTTCTGAACCCGATGATCGGCGACAACTCACCCGATCGGCTACGATTTGCGAAGTGGTTGGTGGCCGACGACTCACCCACAACTGCTCGGGTGATCGTCAACCGAATTTGGCAAGCCTATTTCGGACGCGGCTTGGTCACGACGCCAGAGGATTTCGGTTACCAATCGTCGTCGCCAAGCCACCCCGACTTGCTGGACTTTTTAGCGTGTCAGTTGATGGATAGCGACTGGAGCCTGCAACACATTCACCGCTTGATCGTCAACTCGGCCACTTACCGGCAATCGTCGTCGGCCACCGCGGACCAATGGGTAGACGATCCGGTCAATCAATGGCTCGCCCGTGGCCCCCGGTTCCGAATGGAAGCCGAAATGGTTCGTGACTTGGCGATGGCGGCCAGCGGATTGCTGGAAACATCGGTTGGCGGCCCAAGCGTTTATCCGCCGGCGCCTGACTTTCTGTTCATGCCACCGGCAAGCTATGGTCCAAAGATCTGGAACACGGACACCGACGGTAACCAGCACCGACGCAGCCTTTACGTCCACCAATACCGCAGCATGCCCTATCCACCGCTGCAGGTATTCGACGCTCCGAAGGGCGACGCGGCGTGCGTGCGTCGGGAACGCAGCAACACTCCGCTGCAAGCACTTGTCTTGCTGAACGAGCCACAATACGCCGAGGCGTCAAGAGCACTTGCAACGCGAGTACTACGCGAGGCGTCGGACACCCAGATAGGCGAACATTCGGACGACCAGGCCAAGATTTCGCTCGCCTTCCGCTACTGTACTAGTCGATTCCCCGATGCCACCGAAATTCAGTTACTCGTTGAATTGCTTGGCGACCAGCGTGCAGCGTTTGAATCGTCCGAAAATGACCAGCTTGGTGAACTGATTGGCGTCGATCCGCAATTGTGCCGACAACTTACTGGATGTAGCGCGCCGGAATTGGCGGCTTGGATTGTATTGGCTCGAGCAATTTTGAACCTGGACGAAACGATAACCAAGTCATGATTTTTCCTAGCGACAATTTGCGACGACGCGACACGGTGATCCAAGCTACTCGTCGGCGATGGTTCCTACAGCAGTGCGGCATCGGGCTGGGCAGCATCGCACTGACGAGCCTCCTTGCACCGCCCTCTGCGAACGCGGCGCCCGCCAGTGCCCTGAATCCGATGGCGCCAAAGACGCCTCACTTCCCAGCCAAGATCAAGAACGTGATTGTCTTGTTCATGGGCGGCGGGCCAAGTCAGTTCGAACTGTTTGATCACAAACCGATGCTTGCGAAGTTGGATGGCACATTACCGCCCAAAGAGCTGCTTGACGGTTACCGAGCCGCATTCATCAATCCCAATTCGAAACTGTTGGGACCAAAGTTCAAGTTTGCTAAGCATGGGCAAAGCAGTGCGGAAATCAGCGAACTGCTTCCCCACACTTCGTCGATCGTCGACGACCTGTGCATCGTGCGATCGATGAAGACGGACGCTTTCAATCACGCGCCCGCTCAGTTGATGATGAGCACAGGATCGCAGCAATTTGGCCGACCCAGCATGGGCTCTTGGTTGACCTATGGACTGGGCAGCGAATCCAAGGACTTGCCCGCATTTGTCGTCTTCAACAGCGGCAAGAAAGGCCCCAGCGCTGGTGCAGGGAATTGGAACTCGGGTTTCTTGCCGACGCTGCATTCAGGAGTCGAATTTCGCAGCAGCGGGGATCCGGTGCTGTACCTGTCCAATCCGCCGGGCATTTCACCAACAACCCAGCGGCGGACGCTTGATACCGTCAATGATCTGAATCGCCATCGACTCGATGTCGTCGGCGACCCTGAAATCGCCACACGCGTCAATTCTTACGAGATGGCGTTTCGCATGCAAACCAGTGCACCGGAGGCGATGGCGATTGGCAACGAACCTGAGCACATCCTGAAAATGTACGGTGCCAAGCCCGGTGAAATGTCCTTTGCCAACAATTGCCTGCTTGCCCGGCGGTTGGTCCAGCGAGGTGTCCGGTTTGTGCAATTATTCCACGAATCGTGGGACCAGCACGGTGGACTAACTTCGGCAATCAGACAAAACTGTATCGACACCGATCAAGGATGTGCGGCGCTGGTGAAAGACTTAAAACAGCATGGCTTGCTGGACGAAACTCTGGTCATCTGGGGTGGCGAGTTCGGACGCACGCCGATGGTCCAAGGCGGTAATGATGGCCGCGACCACCACCCAAATTCGTTCTCGATGTGGATGGCGGGCGGTGGTTTAAAGGCCGGCACCGTTTACGGGTCAACGGACGAACTGGGTTTCAATGTGGCGGAAAACGCCGTCCATGTTCACGATCTGCATGCCACCATCTTGCACCTGTTAGGATTTGACCACAAACGATTGACGTATCGGTTTCAAGGGCGAGACTACCGACTGACTGACGTTCACGGAGAACTCGTCGACGGTATTTTAGCGTGAATGCATGAGAGGCATTATCCGAACGATTGAAGGTGCGCTGGCGAGTCGCTTGGTCGGCTCGGCGCTGAACACTGCGCCGATCGTCACTCCGTCCTCGGGCGGTCCAACGTCGGTCGAAATGAACACTCGGACAATTTCGGCTACACATTTTCCGCTTATCAAGTTTCTCAGGCGCGTCGGACCTTGGATTGGTGGCTTATCGTCGCTGGCTTTGCTGCTGGCGGTCGGACTGGTCGGCTGGGCACTGAACCAGTCGATGCAACAGTTGGTTCGTGATTCCCTTGAAACAACACTTTTGGCACACGTTCGTTCGCTCGAGCACTGGTTGGCCGAACGGATCCGGGAATCCGACCGAATCGCCAACAACGTTGATATCCAGAATCGCTCTGTCAAGTTGATCACGGCTTCCGAAGAGCAATTCAAGTGGACGGCTGCCGATGCAAGTGCCAAGCCGTCGGTGCCGTCGATCGATTCGTTACTCAACCCGAACCAAACGGTCGGCTGGGCAATTCTGGACACCAACGACCAGGTCATCGACAGCTCGTTTGCAGCATTGATCGGCAAGCGATTACCCATTCCCGATCCAGTTCGGCGACAGGCCCTGTCGGGAAAATCCACCGTTTCAGAACCTTTTGCGTTTCCAATCGCGATCGCTGGTAATGACGACCCGGACGGAAAGCCGATCACTGACGCTCCCATCATCGCCGCAGTGTCACCGTTGCATTCGGACGAGACAGTTGTCGGTATGATCACCGTACTGATTGATCCGGCGGGGCCGCTGAGCAATATCTTTGCAGCAACTCGATCCGAAGTGGGCGGCGAAACCTATGCGGTTGATCGCAACGGCCGAATGATCTCTCGCAGCCGTTACGAAAAACAGCTTCGCAAAGTCGGCGTGCTTCCGCCGGATCCGCGAGTGACCAGTTCGATGCAGGTTTCTGTTCGTGACCCTGGGTACCGTTTGCTTGATGGTGACAAAATCAGCCAATCGGTCGACGAGTGGCCGCTAACCGAGATGGCGAATCAATTGACTCGCGGTGGCAGCGGTGAAAACGTATCGGGCTATCGAGACTATCGCGGCGTGAAAGTCGTCGGAGCCTGGGCGTGGCTGCCGGAATACCAGTTTGGTGTTGCCACCGAATTCGATTTCGAACAAGCCTATGCGCCGATGAAACTGTTGCGACGTTTGATGATCGGATTGCTGCTGATCTCGGCAATCGTGGGTGCGACCACAATCCTGTTGGCGCTGATGGTGCGCCGAATGGTCAAACGATTGGCCGCAACTCAGCAAAACCAGCGACGCATCGGGCAGTATGAACTTGGTGAATCGCTTGGACGCGGAGGGATGGGAGCCGTCTTTCGCGCGACCCATGATTTACTGGGCCGAACCGTTGCAATCAAAGTACTCGAGCGAGACTCGCAAAACTCGGTTTCGATTGCAAGGTTCGAACGTGAAGCAAAGATGACTGCGGGCCTGCGACATCCCAGCACAATCAGCTTGTACGATTTTGGCCGCACCGACCAAGGCGAACTGTTTTACGTGATGGAGTACGTCGACGGCATCACACTGCAGCGGTTAGTTGATCGCTATGGTCGCCAACCACCGGCACGAGTGATCCATCTGTTGCTACAGATCTGTGGTTCGCTGTCGGAAGCTCATTGGAAAGGCATCATTCACCGCGACATCAAACCGGCCAACCTGATGTTGTCAACTCAACCGGGCATGCACGACCTGTTGAAAGTGCTGGACTTTGGCTTGGTCAAGGATATTGTCCAGGGGCCAACCGATTTGTCGTTAACGACGTCCGAAGGGATCACCGGCACACCGATGTACATGCCGCCCGAAACTGTTCGTGACGCCAGCATGTCGGATCACCGCAGCGACATCTATGCCGTCGGCGGTGTTGGTTACACGCTATTGACAGGCAAGCCAATGTTCGAAGGCGATGCATCGGTCGAAATTTGCATGAAACAACTCAAAGAAGACCCGCTGCGACCAGCCGATCGATTGGCCTCGCACGGAATTCACGAGCGATTGCCAGACGATTTGCAGAATATTCTAATGGCCTGTTTACGGAAGGATCCGACCCAGCGTCCGGCCTCGATCGACGATTTAGCCGCGGCCCTTCGCCACTGTGATGACGCGACCGGGTGGGACGACGTCGCGGCGATGCATTGGTGGACCCTTGCCTTGAAGGACGGTGTGATCGACGATACCACCTCATTCGATGACGCAGACCGCGACAGCGAAATTACATGGGCGGGCGAGGGAGACGCGAGCGCGACGGCGCACTGATTCAATGTTTGGAAGTTTTCGAGACTCTGACGACGATGTGATCGATTGGTCCGGCCTGCATTCGCTGCTGGAAGACGACGATCGTCGCGCAGCAATCGAGCGTTCTTACCCGACCGAAGGCCGCGACAGCTATCTTAGCGCGCTGCGAAGATTGGATGCGCGTGCGTATGATGATGTCTTGGCCGCCGGACGCAAACTGCAGACCGCTGAAAAGTTGTCTCAGTGGCCAACCGTTGCCGTTGCCGGAATGCTCAACAGCGGAAAGACGTCACTGGTCGCGACCTTTCTAAGCGAATCGGGACGAGCCCGAACGTTGCGTGGCAGCAGCAATAGCGAAGGAACGCACCGCTTCGTGCTGTGGTTGCCGTCGGCTTGGCGCGACGA harbors:
- a CDS encoding DUF1501 domain-containing protein → MIFPSDNLRRRDTVIQATRRRWFLQQCGIGLGSIALTSLLAPPSANAAPASALNPMAPKTPHFPAKIKNVIVLFMGGGPSQFELFDHKPMLAKLDGTLPPKELLDGYRAAFINPNSKLLGPKFKFAKHGQSSAEISELLPHTSSIVDDLCIVRSMKTDAFNHAPAQLMMSTGSQQFGRPSMGSWLTYGLGSESKDLPAFVVFNSGKKGPSAGAGNWNSGFLPTLHSGVEFRSSGDPVLYLSNPPGISPTTQRRTLDTVNDLNRHRLDVVGDPEIATRVNSYEMAFRMQTSAPEAMAIGNEPEHILKMYGAKPGEMSFANNCLLARRLVQRGVRFVQLFHESWDQHGGLTSAIRQNCIDTDQGCAALVKDLKQHGLLDETLVIWGGEFGRTPMVQGGNDGRDHHPNSFSMWMAGGGLKAGTVYGSTDELGFNVAENAVHVHDLHATILHLLGFDHKRLTYRFQGRDYRLTDVHGELVDGILA
- a CDS encoding PSD1 and planctomycete cytochrome C domain-containing protein, which translates into the protein MKFVDCPLTLAKLLFVSSVMTWFVMPNVRTAVGQQPTGTANDDPAAHGNVDFNRDIRGILSDKCFLCHGPDDSTREAGLRLDKRDEAIDAGAIVPGDVSESELIARITTDDPDLVMPPPATGKSVNTDELKRLIKWIERDATYDTHWAFKSPVSSGLPTVQNTAWPRNEIDYFVLATLEARGLTPSPTADPATLARRLSLDLTGLPPTPEQLDTITARNNREGRIADYIDVLMNSPHFGERWARWWLDAARYADSAGYEKDMQRQVFFYRDWVIKAMNSDMPYNEFVIQQIAGDLLPGAEQDERVATGFLRNSMTNEEGGADPEQFRVEGMFDRVDAIGKAVLGITTQCAQCHTHKYDPISHREYYQMFASLNDFHEACISVYTPDQAKQRDEILSAICSEEETLRLTISNWKKTVDAWAKQTRASAPTWAAMTPTDIPFEGQKFGVLPDGSIISESYAPTQMENGFSLTTNVGTITAVRLDALTHPQLPRGGPGRSIDGTGALSEFRMRIAPSADGAKPIDVKFVRAHADINAPRRDLKPQYRQRDPSKDDRVVGPIEYAIDGDIKTAWTTDIGPGRSNESRCAIFVPEQPIVIDGEATLTFTMVQKHGGWNSDDNQNFLIGRYRFSITNCPTIPEFAVSPAIEAILQLDSSEWSDRQWDEVFSAWRRMPAQISSENLAFAETESRVEKLWNSHPEVASQLVVQALAEPRKTFVMARGDFLKPSDEVQPAAPAFLNPMIGDNSPDRLRFAKWLVADDSPTTARVIVNRIWQAYFGRGLVTTPEDFGYQSSSPSHPDLLDFLACQLMDSDWSLQHIHRLIVNSATYRQSSSATADQWVDDPVNQWLARGPRFRMEAEMVRDLAMAASGLLETSVGGPSVYPPAPDFLFMPPASYGPKIWNTDTDGNQHRRSLYVHQYRSMPYPPLQVFDAPKGDAACVRRERSNTPLQALVLLNEPQYAEASRALATRVLREASDTQIGEHSDDQAKISLAFRYCTSRFPDATEIQLLVELLGDQRAAFESSENDQLGELIGVDPQLCRQLTGCSAPELAAWIVLARAILNLDETITKS
- a CDS encoding serine/threonine protein kinase, producing the protein MRGIIRTIEGALASRLVGSALNTAPIVTPSSGGPTSVEMNTRTISATHFPLIKFLRRVGPWIGGLSSLALLLAVGLVGWALNQSMQQLVRDSLETTLLAHVRSLEHWLAERIRESDRIANNVDIQNRSVKLITASEEQFKWTAADASAKPSVPSIDSLLNPNQTVGWAILDTNDQVIDSSFAALIGKRLPIPDPVRRQALSGKSTVSEPFAFPIAIAGNDDPDGKPITDAPIIAAVSPLHSDETVVGMITVLIDPAGPLSNIFAATRSEVGGETYAVDRNGRMISRSRYEKQLRKVGVLPPDPRVTSSMQVSVRDPGYRLLDGDKISQSVDEWPLTEMANQLTRGGSGENVSGYRDYRGVKVVGAWAWLPEYQFGVATEFDFEQAYAPMKLLRRLMIGLLLISAIVGATTILLALMVRRMVKRLAATQQNQRRIGQYELGESLGRGGMGAVFRATHDLLGRTVAIKVLERDSQNSVSIARFEREAKMTAGLRHPSTISLYDFGRTDQGELFYVMEYVDGITLQRLVDRYGRQPPARVIHLLLQICGSLSEAHWKGIIHRDIKPANLMLSTQPGMHDLLKVLDFGLVKDIVQGPTDLSLTTSEGITGTPMYMPPETVRDASMSDHRSDIYAVGGVGYTLLTGKPMFEGDASVEICMKQLKEDPLRPADRLASHGIHERLPDDLQNILMACLRKDPTQRPASIDDLAAALRHCDDATGWDDVAAMHWWTLALKDGVIDDTTSFDDADRDSEITWAGEGDASATAH